Proteins from a genomic interval of Zingiber officinale cultivar Zhangliang chromosome 1B, Zo_v1.1, whole genome shotgun sequence:
- the LOC122054909 gene encoding 40S ribosomal protein S13-like: MGRMHSRGKGISSSALPYKRTPPSWLKISAPDVEESICKFAKKGLAPSQIGVILRDSHGIAQVKSVTGSKILRILKGHGLAPEIPEDLYHLIKKAVAIRGHLAKNRKDKDSKFRLILVESRVHRLARYYKRTKKLSPGWKYDSATASTLVA; this comes from the exons ATGGGTCGCATGCATAGTCGCGG AAAGGGCATCTCGTCGTCGGCGCTGCCGTACAAGAGGACTCCTCCGAGCTGGCTTAAGATCTCCGCCCCAGAC GTGGAGGAAAGCATATGCAAGTTTGCGAAGAAGGGGCTGGCGCCGTCGCAGATTGGCGTCATCCTTCGTGATTCCCACGGCATCGCCCAGGTCAAGAGTGTCACTGGGAGCAAAATTCTCAGGATCCTCAAGGGTCATG GACTTGCGCCGGAAATTCCTGAAGATTTGTACCACCTGATTAAGAAAGCTGTGGCAATCAGGGGGCATTTGGCCAAGAACAGGAAGGACAAAGACTCCAAGTTCAGGCTCATCCTGGTGGAGAGCAGGGTCCACCGCCTTGCTCGCTATTACAAGAGGACTAAGAAGCTTTCTCCAGGCTGGAAATA TGATTCTGCTACTGCCAGCACGCTAGTGGCTTAG